One part of the Brevundimonas subvibrioides ATCC 15264 genome encodes these proteins:
- a CDS encoding PA0069 family radical SAM protein — MSPRPLPTKGRGARTNATGRYEATTHEAFDDGWTPEDEAPTQIRTTLTPEHARTIIAKNTSPDIGFDRSINPYKGCEHGCIYCYARPSHAWMGLSPGLDFESRIFFKPEAAGLLERELLAPRYVCKRIHIGGNTDPYQPVERDLKSTRSILQVCRRFNQPFSIITKSNLITRDVDILGPMGRDRLASAFVSITTLDRGLARAMEPRASTPAKRLEAISRLAEAGVPVGVGFAPVIPGLNDHELEAVLEAAAKAGATTAMYVTLRLPLEIKDLFREWLADARPERAARVMSLIRQTRGGKDYDADWSQRMKGTGPVADLIAARFKAAVKRYGLESPRHDLDVTKFRVPADARPQLELFA; from the coding sequence ATGTCCCCCCGCCCCCTGCCGACGAAAGGACGCGGTGCCCGCACCAACGCCACGGGCCGCTACGAGGCGACCACGCACGAGGCCTTCGATGACGGCTGGACGCCGGAGGACGAGGCCCCGACGCAGATCCGCACCACGCTCACGCCCGAGCACGCGCGGACCATCATCGCGAAGAACACCAGTCCCGACATCGGTTTCGACCGCTCGATCAACCCGTACAAAGGCTGCGAACATGGCTGCATCTACTGCTACGCCCGTCCATCCCATGCCTGGATGGGCCTATCCCCGGGCCTGGATTTCGAGAGCCGGATCTTCTTCAAGCCCGAGGCCGCGGGTCTCCTGGAACGCGAGCTCCTCGCGCCCCGGTACGTCTGCAAACGCATCCACATAGGCGGCAACACCGACCCCTATCAGCCGGTCGAGCGCGATCTGAAATCGACGCGGTCGATCCTTCAGGTCTGCCGGCGGTTCAACCAGCCCTTCTCCATCATCACCAAATCGAATCTGATCACCCGCGATGTGGACATCCTTGGGCCGATGGGCCGCGACCGTCTGGCCAGCGCCTTCGTGTCGATCACGACCCTGGACCGGGGCCTCGCCCGCGCCATGGAGCCCCGCGCCTCGACGCCTGCGAAGCGCCTCGAGGCCATAAGCCGCCTGGCCGAGGCCGGCGTGCCCGTCGGCGTCGGCTTCGCCCCGGTGATCCCCGGGCTCAACGATCACGAGCTGGAGGCCGTCCTGGAGGCTGCGGCCAAGGCCGGGGCGACCACGGCCATGTACGTCACCCTGCGCCTGCCGCTCGAGATCAAGGACCTGTTCCGCGAGTGGTTGGCCGACGCCCGCCCCGAGCGCGCCGCCCGCGTGATGTCCCTGATCCGCCAGACCCGGGGCGGCAAGGACTACGACGCCGACTGGTCCCAGCGCATGAAGGGCACCGGCCCCGTCGCCGACCTGATCGCCGCCCGCTTCAAGGCCGCCGTCAAACGCTATGGTCTGGAGAGCCCGCGCCACGATCTGGACGTGACGAAGTTCCGCGTCCCCGCCGATGCCCGGCCGCAGCTGGAGCTGTTCGCCTGA